The Candidatus Hydrogenedentota bacterium genomic sequence AAACGTCATGCGTCACCTCGTCCCCGCCACCAAATCGATTCCGGCCCCTGCCATCATGGACCCGTGCCAAGACAAGGAAGGCATTCCGAATCTCTGGTGCCAGTTCTGGGCCTACAAGGGCGGCGTAGTCTACTGATCTGCGCAGCCGGCAGCATGTGATTGCATCCGACCAACCGCGCCACGTATCGTTCCACGGAGTCCATGCCGTAACCATGTGGAGATATGCTGGGCGCCATGCTTGTATACCTGCTGCTGCTCGTGGGATTTACCATCCTCATTAAGGGGGCCGATTGGCTTGTCGATGGAGCCGCAACCTTTGCGCGCATCGTCGGCATTTCCGACCTGGTCATCGGATTGACCATCGTCGCATTTGGCACATCATTGCCGGAACTCATCGTGAGCGTAATGGCGGCCGCCCGCGGCAACACGGGCATCGCCATCGGCAACATTGTCGGCAGCAATATCGCAAACATCCTGATCATCATTGGCTTGGCCGCTATCATCAATCCCGTGCAGGCCAGCAAGAGCACCGTTCGTAAGGAGATTCCGTTCTGCATGCTGGCGGCGGTTCTTGTCGGAATCCTTCCCAATGACACCGTGCTCGATCACGCTGCACAGAACTACCTGGGCCGAATCGACGGCCTTGTGCTGCTCAGTTTCTTCATTGTGTTCATGTACTACATTTTCGAGGTCATTCGCTCAGAGTCGAATCAACGTACGGACGCGCCGCCCACGAACAAGAGCACTATTCGCGCCCTCTTGAAGATTATCGCCGGACTTACCAGTCTCGTTCTTGGCGGGCGCTGGGTCGTTCAAGGCGCCGTGGCGGTGGCGGAAGCATTCAACGTTGGCGAGGATGTCATTGGGTTGACAGTGGTGGCCGTTGGCACATCATTGCCCGAACTTGCCACCTCGGCAGTGGCCGCCTACCGCAAGAACTCCGATATCGCAATTGGCAACGTCGTAGGTTCGAACATTTTCAATGTGTTTTTTGTATTGGGCATGACCGGCATCCTGCACCCTATTCCGCTGGACGCCCGCAACAACATCGACATCCTGTTCATGATTCTCGTCACCCTGCTGCTGTTTCTCACGATGTTCCGCGGGAAACCGCGATACACGGTGCACCGAGTGGAGGGCATCTTCTATCTCGTCCTGTATGCGTGTTACCTGGGATTCCAGGTGTCGCGCGGATGAAACGAAGACGCTACTTCGAAGCGGCTAATGGTCGATACAGCTTTTCGCGGAACGGCGCCTCGCGCAACAGCACTGCCTGCAGAAACCGAAACGAATCGGCAAGATAGCCTTCATACCCCGAAGGTTTTCCGTCCCATGTGGTCCAATCGATGCCCTTCGGGTACTCGTTGACCGCGCCGTTCTGAAATCCGCCCTGATCCTGCCGCTTCAACATTGCGCGGAGGATTTCGTCGGCAGGCTCCGGATCGCCGACGACGTAGTGCGCCGCGAGGAAATGCAGCACTTGACCTGCCGTGATGCCGCCGTTCATGTAATAGCCGAAGGTGTCCGTGCCGTCTTCACGTTCGGGACACCCGCACGCGGGTTGGAGGTAGTCAGCGCGCAATACCGGAATCAGTTGTCCCGGCACTCCCAAATCGAACCGCGTGAACCCAACTTCCTTCATCTTCCCGCGCAGTTTCGCAAGAATCTCGCGCCCCTTCTCAGGCTCCACCAGACCGTATTCGATGGCGATGCCGTTGGTGGTGGGGGATGCATAGTCATGCTTCACGCCGTCGGCGCTGATCCACCACACGAGCCAACCTGTCTCCGGGTTGTAGAACGTGGGGAAGTACGCGGCCTTCAGCTTGTTGGCGCGTTCGGTGTAGCGCGTAGCTTTCTCCGCGCGGCCCGCGCGCTTCTCCAAATCCGCAAGACAACGAAACGCGCGATAGATGATCGCGTTCGTGTACGCGTCCTTGTGTCCGCAGTTCAACGCATCCCACCACGCGCACGACCGCTTCTCGTCCTTCAACGTATTTGCGTTACCCGACTGTTCCGCCTCGATGAGGCCGTCGTTGTCAATGTCGCGCTGTTCCAGATACGACGCGACGAATTCGAGGCGTTCGA encodes the following:
- a CDS encoding calcium/sodium antiporter; this encodes MLVYLLLLVGFTILIKGADWLVDGAATFARIVGISDLVIGLTIVAFGTSLPELIVSVMAAARGNTGIAIGNIVGSNIANILIIIGLAAIINPVQASKSTVRKEIPFCMLAAVLVGILPNDTVLDHAAQNYLGRIDGLVLLSFFIVFMYYIFEVIRSESNQRTDAPPTNKSTIRALLKIIAGLTSLVLGGRWVVQGAVAVAEAFNVGEDVIGLTVVAVGTSLPELATSAVAAYRKNSDIAIGNVVGSNIFNVFFVLGMTGILHPIPLDARNNIDILFMILVTLLLFLTMFRGKPRYTVHRVEGIFYLVLYACYLGFQVSRG